Part of the Arthrobacter globiformis genome is shown below.
TCCAGCCAGATCAGCGAGCGCATCGCGTCGACGGCCGTGCGTTCGACGTCGGACTGGCGGAAGACGTCGTTGAAGACCTCCAGCGACACCGGCCCGGTATAGCCGGCGCGGACCACGTGGCCCATGAACTTGGCGAGCTCGAACTGGCCCTCACCCGGGAAAACACGGTAGTGCCGGCTCCAGGAGAGCACGTCCATGGAGAGCTTGGGGGCGTCGGCCACCTGCACGAAGAAGATCTTGTCCGCGTTGATGTTTTCGATCGACGCGGTGTCCCAGTCCCGGGACAGGATGTGGAAGGAGTCCAGGCAGGTGCCGAGGTTGGGGTGGTCCACCATCTCGACGAGGCGGTGGGCGTGTTCGTAGTCGTTGACGTACTTGCCCCAGGCGAGGGCCTCGTAGGCGACCTTGACGCCGTGCTCGCCCGCGAGGTCCGCCAGGGCGGCGAGCTGTGTGGCCCGGAGGTCGTCGTCGTCGATCGTGGCGGTAGCGACGTTGGTGCAGACCAGGATGGTGTCCATGCCCAGCCGGGACATGAGCCGGAACTTGGCCTCGGCCCGGCGGAGGTTGGCTGCCAGCAGGTCCTCGGTCACGCTGTCGAAGTCCCGGAACGGCTGGTAAAGGTCCAGCGTGAGGCCCAGGTCCGCGGCCATCTTGCGGACGTCCTCGGGGCTGAGCGATGAGGTAACGAGGTCCTGCTCGAAGATTTCGATGCCGTCGAAGCCTGCGATGGCGCAGGCCTGCATCTTTTCCTTCAGCGTGCCGGAGAGGCAGACGGTGGCGATTCCGGTGCGCATCAGACGGCCACCTCTTCAGCGGCGATGAGTTCCAGGAAGTGGGCGCGCATCCGCTCGGCGTCGGGCTCGATTCCGGTGAAGATCCGGAAGGAGTCAGCTGCCTGGCCCACGGCCATGCGTCCGCCGTCCAGCACCTGGCAGCCCTTTGCCCGCGCTTCGCGGACGAGTTCCGTTTCGATGGGGCGGTAGACGATGTCCGCCACCCAGTGCCGGGGTTCCACGAGCGCCATGTCCAGCGGCGTGCCCGGGTGGGCGGCCATGCCCACGGGGGTGCAGTGCACCAGGCCGTCGGCGGCGGGCATCAGTTGCGGCAGCTCCGCCGTCGTGCGCGCGGTGACGGTGCGGTCGGGGAAGAAGCCGGCCAGTTCGGCGGCACGTTCGGCGCAGCGCGCCGGATCCATGTCCACGAGTTCCAGCGTCTGCACGCCGGCCGTGAGCAGGGCATAGGCGACGGCGGATCCGGCGCCGCCCGCCCCCAGCTGCACCACGCGGTCCAACTTGGCGTCCGGAAGTCCGGAGGCCAGGGCGGCGGCAAAGCCGGAGAAGTCTGTGTTGTGGCCGATGAACCGGCCGTCCTGGATCACCACCGTGTTGACGGCGCCCAGCCGTTCGGCATCGGGGGCAATCTCGTCGAGGTGCTCGAGGACCAGCTGCTTGCAAGGGTGCGTGATGTTCAGGCCGTTGAAGCCCATCCGGTAGGCGCTTTGCAGCAGGTCGCCGACGGCGGTGGCCGGCAGGTCGAGCTCGTGCAGGTCGATGGGCCGGTAGAGGTAGCGGACGCCCTGGACGTCGCCTTCGCGCTCGTGCATATGGGGCGAGAGCGACGGCATCACGCCATCCCCGACAAGTCCTATGAGGTAGGACTCGGTTCGATTGCTCATGCGTGCGGCTCCTTTGACAACGGCACTCGGCCGGCTTGGGCGCTTGCTGCGCCCCGTGCTGGCCGGGTGATACGGATAACAGTACAGGAAAAGTTCATATGATGCACTCATGTTCTAGATGCGAACAATGGACATTTAGCGCTGGGGCAACCGGGCGGAAAGCTCGACGGCGGCCGCCTGCAGCAGGGGAACCAGCGCCACAAGCTGCTCCATACTGAGCCGGAATACCGGCACGGCGGTGGCCAGGGAGGCGAAGGCGATGCCTTGCGAATTGAAGACCGGCACCGCCACTGCCCGCATCCCCAGCTCGTTCTCCTCATCCATCACGGCATACCCCTGGCGCCGGACCTGCTCGATCTCGGCACGGAAAGCGTCCCGGCCGGTGATGGACAGGCTGGTCAGCGGCTCCAGCGGGAGCTCCTCGAGCAGCCGTTCGCGGTCCTCGTCCTCGGCAAAGGCCACGAGCGCCTTGCCGACGGACGTTGTGTGGAGGGCGCCGAGGTGCCCGGGGTCGCTGGTCACACGGAAGGTCTGCGGGCCGTCCACCTTGTTCACGGTCAGGTGGTGGATGCCGTCGCGGACGGACAGGATGGTGGCCTCCCCCGTCTCTTCGGTGACCCGGCGCAGGATGGGCAGTGCCGTACCGGCAAAGCCGTGGTGGTTGGAGACCCGCTGGCCCAGCTGGAAGATGCGCAGGCCGAGGTGGTACCGGCGGCCGTCCGGCTCGTAGTCCACAAACCCGTCGCGGGTGAGCGAGCCCAGAAGCCGGTAGGTGGTGCTGAAGGGAAGGTCGGCGCGCCGGGAAAGCTCCGCCGCGCTGGCCCCGCGGGGCTCGTCCCCCAGCAGGACCAGCAGGCCCAGCGCCTTGCCCACCATGTCGGTGCGGGATTCGCCCTTTGCGGGTTTTATTTCTTCGGCGGGGGTATCTGCGGCCGCAGTGCCGCCTATGGCTTCGTTCACACTCATACCTCGATGTTGCCACAATGTGAGAGCTATTTCTAGATCGTGGGCAAGCTTCTTGACAGGTGACTGCCCTCACAGTCATAGTTGCTGTATCGCACAAGTAGCTCTCACCATGCGGATACTTAGTCCGGGTCTTTCCAAGGACCTCCAGCCGCCCCTTTCCCCCAACAAGGACGGCGGCTGCGATCCTCCCGATACATCCGCGACAATGTCGTCACACTGAAGGAACACCATGAGCCAGACAATCCCGTCCACGACGCCGGGCACTGTTGCCCCGGCCGGGACACCGAAGAAGGCAGCTCTTGCCAGCTTCCTCGGCAGCGCCGTCGAGTACTACGACTTCTTTATCTTCGGCTCGGCAGCCGCACTGATTTTCCCCCACGTGTTTTTCCCGAACGCTGACGCCAATGCCGCCATCATGTCCTTCGCGACGTTTGGCTTCGCTTACATCGCACGGCCCATCGGTGCCGTCATCCTGGGCCATTTCGGTGACCGGGTGGGCCGCCAGAAGGTCCTCATGTTCACCCTGGTGCTGATGGGCGCCTCCACCTTCGTCATCGGCTGCCTGCCGGACTTCAACACCGTCGGCTGGTGGGCCCCCGCGCTGCTGGTGCTGGCTCGCCTCTGCCAGGGCCTGTCCGCAGCGGGCGAGCAGGCCGGCGCCTCCTCCATGACCCTGGAACACGCACCGGACAACCAACGCTCCTTCTTTACCTCCTGGACCCTCACCGGTACCCAGGGCGGCCAGATCCTCGCCGCCCTCGCCTTCATCCCCGTGCTTGCCCTGCCTGATGAAGTCAAGTACGGCATCGGCTGGCGCATCCCGTTCTGGCTCAGCGCCGCGATTGTCGTGGTGGCATTCTTCATCCGGCGCACGCTGCACGAGCCGCCCGCATTCGCCGAAGCCCAGAAGTCCGCCCAGATCGCCAAGCTGCCTGTAGCCGATCTGCTGAAGCACCACTGGCGCGACGTCCTCCGCGTTGTCGCCTGCGCCTTCATCGCCGCCGTTTCCACTGTCTTCGGCACCCTGGCCATCAGCTACGCCAAGACCGTTGCCGGCGTGGACGGCACCACCACCCTGTGGCTCGTGGTCGGAGCGAACCTCGTGGCCCTCGGCACCCAGCCCCTGTTCGGCAGGCTGTCGGACCGGATCGGCCGCAAGCCCGTCTTCATCTACGGCGCCGTGGCCAGCGCCATCCTCA
Proteins encoded:
- a CDS encoding shikimate dehydrogenase — encoded protein: MSNRTESYLIGLVGDGVMPSLSPHMHEREGDVQGVRYLYRPIDLHELDLPATAVGDLLQSAYRMGFNGLNITHPCKQLVLEHLDEIAPDAERLGAVNTVVIQDGRFIGHNTDFSGFAAALASGLPDAKLDRVVQLGAGGAGSAVAYALLTAGVQTLELVDMDPARCAERAAELAGFFPDRTVTARTTAELPQLMPAADGLVHCTPVGMAAHPGTPLDMALVEPRHWVADIVYRPIETELVREARAKGCQVLDGGRMAVGQAADSFRIFTGIEPDAERMRAHFLELIAAEEVAV
- a CDS encoding IclR family transcriptional regulator, translating into MSVNEAIGGTAAADTPAEEIKPAKGESRTDMVGKALGLLVLLGDEPRGASAAELSRRADLPFSTTYRLLGSLTRDGFVDYEPDGRRYHLGLRIFQLGQRVSNHHGFAGTALPILRRVTEETGEATILSVRDGIHHLTVNKVDGPQTFRVTSDPGHLGALHTTSVGKALVAFAEDEDRERLLEELPLEPLTSLSITGRDAFRAEIEQVRRQGYAVMDEENELGMRAVAVPVFNSQGIAFASLATAVPVFRLSMEQLVALVPLLQAAAVELSARLPQR
- a CDS encoding MFS transporter: MSQTIPSTTPGTVAPAGTPKKAALASFLGSAVEYYDFFIFGSAAALIFPHVFFPNADANAAIMSFATFGFAYIARPIGAVILGHFGDRVGRQKVLMFTLVLMGASTFVIGCLPDFNTVGWWAPALLVLARLCQGLSAAGEQAGASSMTLEHAPDNQRSFFTSWTLTGTQGGQILAALAFIPVLALPDEVKYGIGWRIPFWLSAAIVVVAFFIRRTLHEPPAFAEAQKSAQIAKLPVADLLKHHWRDVLRVVACAFIAAVSTVFGTLAISYAKTVAGVDGTTTLWLVVGANLVALGTQPLFGRLSDRIGRKPVFIYGAVASAILTPVFLLSLESGNVPLMFLAAIGFFSCGYAASNAVWPSFYAEMFSTKVRFSGLAIGTQLGFLMAGFAPAIVAAMGGIKPGGWVQISIFTAIICGIAAISALTAKETFKVPTKELGLK